The following coding sequences lie in one Pungitius pungitius chromosome 18, fPunPun2.1, whole genome shotgun sequence genomic window:
- the stoml2 gene encoding stomatin-like protein 2, mitochondrial — protein MMLRTLCRTGGALLRQTQRATPRLWVLPAQQRWASSLPVNTVVLFVPQQEAWVVERMGRFHRILEPGLNFLIPILDRIRYVQSLKEIVIDVPEQSAVSLDNVTLQIDGVLYLRILDPFKASYGVEDPEYAVTQLAQTTMRSELGKLTLDKVFRERECLNSNIVHSINQASDEWGIRCLRYEIKDIHVPPRVKESMQMQVEAERKKRATVLESEGTREAAINVAEGRKQAQILASEGQKAEQINKASGEAQAILAKAEAKAKAIGMLSDALTEQNGGAAASLSVAEQYVSAFSNLAKESNTILLPSSAGDISGMVTQAMTIYGTLAKSSPKAAAVLEETSDDFGGRSSQ, from the exons ATGATGTTGCGAACGCTCTGTCGGACCGGCGGCGCCCTTCTGCGG caaACCCAGCGGGCGACCCCGAGGTTATGGGTCCTGCCGGCTCAGCAGCGATGGGCGTCCAGCCTTCCCGTGAACACCGTGGTCCTGTTTGTACCCCAGCAAGAAGCCTGGGTGGTGGAAAGAATGGGTCGCTTCCACCGGATCTTGGAGCCG GGTTTAAACTTCCTCATACCTATACTGGACCGAATTCGCTACGTGCAGAGTCTCAAAGAGATAGTCATCGATGTCCCGGAGCAGTCTGCCGTATCTCTAG ataaTGTCACGCTACAGATAGACGGAGTTCTTTACTTGAGGATCCTCGACCCTTTCAAG GCCAGTTACGGCGTGGAGGATCCAGAGTATGCCGTCACGCAGTTGGCGCAGACCACCATGCGGTCGGAGCTGGGCAAACTCACACTGGACAAAGTGTTCCGG gaaAGGGAGTGCCTCAATTCCAACATTGTCCATTCCATCAACCAAGCGTCGGACGAGTGGGGAATCCGCTGCCTCCGTTACGAGATAAAGGACATCCACGTTCCACCTCGTGTCAAAGAGTCCATGCAGATGCAG GTGGAGGCCGAGCGGAAGAAGAGGGCCACGGTGCTGGAGTCTGAAGGGACGAGGGAGGCGGCCATCAATGTCGCAGAGGGTCGCAAACAAGCCCAGATCCTGGCCTCGGAGGGCCAGAAAGCGGAGCAGATCAACAAGGCGTCCG GTGAGGCCCAAGCCATCCTGGCCAAAGCGGAGGCCAAAGCCAAGGCTATCGGCATGCTGTCGGATGCTCTCACCGAGCAG AATGGAGGAGCGGCAGCCTCGCTGAGCGTGGCCGAGCAGTACGTATCCGCCTTCTCCAACCTCGCCAAAGAGTCCAACACCATCCTGCTGCCGTCGAGCGCCGGGGACATCAGCGGAATGGTCACGCAG GCCATGACCATTTACGGCACGTTGGCCAAGTCGAGCCCGAAAGCGGCGGCGGTGCTGGAGGAGACGAGCGACGACTTTGGGGGCCGATCGTCTCAGTAG